The following are from one region of the Hyphomicrobium album genome:
- a CDS encoding TonB-dependent receptor, translating to MAGRQVRRLVQAAGVAALLCSPASAQQAPTTTPAQQTPPSGGGATTPSTTTPSTTTPGTTTPGAAAPNAAAPTPAPPAATQLPPVDIIQKKAQPAPKTAAKKAPKKQAVAPAPAPPSEAPPQLDTPATYQPGEGGIDSGSVQMSPVEGSAIPIGKYPGAVGRGSAEDFNRTGYTYAPEVLQQTVPGVILEDAQGNVFQRNLQYRGFESSPVNGVPQGLAVYQNGVRINESFGDIVNYDFLPDNAISGMTIIGANPVFGLNALGGALTIMMRDGFNYQGAELNVMGGSFGRYQGGLAVGANSGSWGGFLALEGIHDDGYRDFSASRIRRMYTDLGARGDGTEFHLNFTGAANFVGVTAAAPEQLLDLNWANTFTSPQTTKNQVAMISANGNIEVSPTWSLQGVGYYRWFKQSHVDGNISEAEECNGIPGVLCLEGEDDDQLFGIGPGVNADGSIPEDIADPLGSLDQTSQVANSFGFSGQAVNKDSIAGYKNQFLIGASYDRGNVAYGATSTLGSFEPKFVVNSLGILLVAPSEVSPRDLTTINDYYGVYFSDTVDLTSDLALTVGGRYNFARVQILDDTGTQPQLNGDNTFQRFNPMVGATYLLNPGLTLYAGYAEANRAPTPAELACSDPAFPCLLESFLTADPPLDQVVSHTWELGLRGRMQGYNSERFEWSAGLFRALNSDDIYQIADEVSGRGYFDNVGDTLRQGIEIGGRYTDARWMLYANYALVHATFQSAFILPSPDNPLAFECEEGPGSPASDDEPNCLQVNSGDRIPGVPLSRFKTGFDYLITPEWKFGADLVAASSQFFYGDEANLNAPLSGYAKVDLHTFYDLTENVQLYGLIYNLFNSQYGLFGNFFNLEAANEASEANPATGDDFFTNPRTITPAPPLVAYGGMKIHY from the coding sequence ATGGCGGGTCGGCAAGTGCGGCGGCTGGTGCAGGCGGCGGGCGTAGCGGCCTTGCTATGTAGTCCAGCCAGCGCTCAGCAGGCGCCAACGACCACCCCGGCGCAGCAGACCCCGCCTTCCGGCGGCGGTGCGACCACCCCGAGCACCACGACCCCCAGCACCACGACGCCAGGCACGACCACCCCGGGTGCGGCAGCCCCGAACGCTGCGGCTCCGACTCCGGCACCGCCCGCCGCGACCCAATTGCCGCCCGTCGACATCATTCAAAAGAAGGCGCAACCCGCCCCCAAGACGGCCGCCAAAAAAGCTCCGAAGAAGCAGGCCGTCGCGCCGGCCCCGGCACCACCCTCTGAGGCGCCGCCGCAGCTCGACACGCCTGCCACCTATCAGCCGGGCGAGGGCGGTATCGACAGCGGCAGCGTGCAGATGTCGCCGGTTGAAGGCAGCGCCATCCCGATTGGCAAATACCCTGGCGCCGTCGGCCGCGGCAGCGCCGAGGACTTCAACCGCACCGGCTACACGTATGCACCGGAGGTGCTGCAGCAGACCGTCCCCGGCGTCATCCTCGAGGACGCGCAGGGCAACGTGTTCCAGCGCAACCTGCAATACCGCGGTTTTGAATCATCGCCGGTCAACGGCGTGCCGCAGGGCCTTGCCGTCTACCAGAACGGCGTGCGCATCAACGAGAGCTTCGGCGATATCGTCAACTACGACTTCCTGCCCGACAACGCCATCAGCGGCATGACCATCATCGGCGCCAACCCGGTGTTCGGCCTCAACGCCCTGGGCGGCGCGCTGACCATCATGATGCGCGACGGCTTCAACTATCAGGGCGCCGAGCTCAACGTGATGGGCGGCTCGTTCGGCCGCTACCAGGGTGGGTTGGCGGTTGGCGCCAACAGTGGATCGTGGGGCGGCTTCCTGGCCCTCGAAGGCATCCACGACGACGGCTATCGCGACTTCTCGGCCTCGCGCATCCGCCGCATGTACACGGACCTCGGCGCCAGGGGCGACGGCACCGAGTTCCATTTGAACTTCACCGGTGCGGCGAACTTCGTCGGCGTCACGGCGGCGGCGCCCGAGCAGCTCCTCGATCTCAACTGGGCAAACACCTTCACGTCGCCGCAGACCACCAAGAACCAGGTGGCGATGATCTCGGCCAACGGCAACATCGAGGTGTCGCCCACCTGGTCGTTGCAGGGCGTCGGCTACTACCGCTGGTTCAAGCAGTCGCACGTCGACGGCAACATCTCCGAGGCGGAGGAGTGCAACGGTATCCCCGGCGTGCTCTGCCTAGAAGGCGAGGACGACGATCAGCTTTTCGGCATCGGCCCGGGAGTCAATGCCGACGGCTCGATACCCGAGGACATCGCCGATCCGCTCGGCTCGCTCGACCAGACGTCGCAGGTCGCCAACAGCTTCGGCTTCTCGGGCCAGGCCGTGAACAAGGACTCCATTGCCGGCTACAAGAACCAGTTCCTGATCGGCGCCAGCTACGATCGCGGCAACGTCGCCTATGGCGCCACGTCGACCCTAGGCTCATTCGAGCCGAAGTTCGTCGTCAACAGCCTCGGCATTCTCCTCGTCGCGCCAAGCGAGGTGTCCCCGCGCGATCTGACGACGATCAACGACTACTACGGCGTCTATTTTTCCGACACGGTCGACCTGACGAGCGACCTCGCCTTGACCGTCGGCGGTCGCTACAATTTCGCCCGAGTGCAGATTCTGGACGATACTGGCACCCAGCCCCAACTCAACGGCGACAACACCTTCCAGCGCTTCAACCCGATGGTTGGCGCCACGTACCTGCTGAATCCCGGCCTGACGCTCTACGCCGGCTATGCCGAGGCGAACCGCGCGCCGACACCGGCTGAGCTCGCATGCTCGGATCCGGCCTTCCCGTGCTTGCTCGAAAGCTTCCTCACCGCCGACCCGCCGCTCGACCAGGTCGTCTCGCATACCTGGGAGCTCGGGCTTCGCGGCAGGATGCAGGGCTACAACAGCGAGCGCTTCGAATGGAGCGCAGGTCTGTTCCGCGCCCTGAACTCCGACGACATCTATCAGATTGCCGATGAGGTCTCTGGACGCGGCTACTTCGACAACGTCGGCGACACGCTGCGGCAGGGCATCGAAATCGGCGGCCGTTACACTGACGCGCGCTGGATGCTCTACGCCAACTATGCGCTCGTCCACGCCACGTTCCAGAGCGCCTTCATCCTGCCTTCACCCGACAACCCTCTCGCGTTCGAATGCGAAGAGGGACCCGGCTCTCCAGCGTCCGACGACGAACCCAACTGTCTGCAGGTCAACTCCGGCGATCGGATACCGGGCGTGCCGCTCAGCCGCTTCAAGACCGGCTTCGACTACCTCATCACGCCGGAGTGGAAATTCGGCGCCGACCTCGTCGCCGCCTCGAGCCAGTTCTTCTACGGCGACGAAGCCAACCTAAACGCGCCGCTCAGCGGCTACGCGAAGGTCGACCTGCACACCTTCTACGACCTGACAGAGAACGTTCAGCTCTACGGCCTAATCTACAACCTGTTCAACTCGCAGTACGGCCTGTTCGGCAACTTCTTCAATCTGGAAGCGGCGAACGAAGCCTCCGAGGCAAACCCGGCGACGGGCGACGACTTCTTCACCAACCCGCGCACCATTACGCCAGCGCCGCCGCTCGTGGCCTATGGCGGCATGAAAATCCACTACTGA
- a CDS encoding TonB-dependent receptor, which yields MRTASASASVLCLVLFASFAVGPALAQDAGGAAASSVEELPAVEVVQDTPAKKAARAKKKAPAVSPLSSVSSAPPGVSTQTATGAPTAIPVAAPITVPSAVTNVTDTDIEHEGTGSIQQTLVQKVPGTFISDAAGNILRGELSFRGFDASPVSGRAQGLAIYQNGVRINEAFGDVVNWDAIPSNAISSMSVVSNNPSFGLNALGGAISILMKDGFSYQGGEVDLMAGSFGRKQVGIQAGEAFGNAGVYVAGEWFEDDGYRDFSESEVRRFYGDIGLKGTFAEVHFNLTAADNHFGATAAAPVELLARSWSNTFTSPQTTDVEVYMPSLSASVKATDTLTLSGVGYYRRFKNRVVDGNVTEIEPCPAPDDDELCLEDENVFDLNGDDIDSDIAPDDRLGSIERLATTSESWGGVVEGQEKAKLFGLSNLFLAGVSYDQGKSNYKTSSEMGVIQPKYVVTGTGVFVGGVEHDPDEGDELAPRNLNAENTYWGVYLSDALDVTDELTVTVGGRYNRATIQLTDLTGKFPDLNATNTYERFNPVIGANYKLLPGISVYGGYSESNRAPTPAELGCAEPENPCLIESFLTDDPPLKQVVGRTAELGLRGLGASYGGRYTWSAGLFRTLASDDILPIMENQRIFFVNAGDTLRQGLELSATYETRNWTGYASYAFLDATLNTCDDPSGECAFLVAGDRLPGIPRHLFKVGAEYALTSAWKVGADVIVSGDRPYFPNEAGGGDFLDAYTRVDLNTSYDVTKNIQLYGLVKNLFDQKYGLYGTYFESGEVSNVDKALGGAGFTDPRTFSPSMPFAAYGGVKVRY from the coding sequence ATGCGTACTGCGTCCGCGTCTGCGTCCGTATTGTGTCTTGTACTATTTGCGAGCTTCGCCGTTGGACCGGCGCTCGCCCAGGACGCAGGCGGCGCCGCCGCCTCCAGCGTTGAGGAACTGCCAGCAGTCGAAGTCGTGCAGGACACGCCTGCAAAGAAGGCCGCGCGCGCCAAGAAAAAGGCGCCCGCAGTGTCTCCGCTCAGCAGCGTCAGCAGCGCGCCGCCAGGCGTCTCTACGCAGACCGCGACCGGCGCGCCAACCGCAATCCCGGTCGCCGCACCGATCACTGTGCCGAGCGCAGTGACCAACGTCACCGACACCGACATCGAGCATGAAGGCACCGGCTCGATCCAGCAGACGCTCGTGCAGAAAGTGCCAGGTACCTTCATTTCCGACGCCGCCGGCAACATTTTGCGCGGTGAGCTGTCGTTCCGCGGCTTCGATGCGTCGCCCGTCAGCGGCCGCGCGCAGGGCCTCGCGATCTACCAGAACGGCGTGCGCATCAATGAGGCCTTCGGCGACGTGGTGAACTGGGATGCGATCCCCAGCAACGCCATCTCGTCCATGTCGGTGGTCAGCAACAACCCATCGTTCGGCTTGAACGCACTCGGCGGCGCCATCAGCATCCTGATGAAGGACGGCTTCTCCTACCAGGGCGGGGAGGTCGACTTGATGGCCGGTTCGTTCGGTCGCAAGCAGGTCGGCATCCAGGCGGGTGAAGCGTTCGGCAACGCCGGCGTCTATGTTGCCGGCGAGTGGTTCGAGGACGACGGCTATCGCGATTTCTCTGAAAGCGAAGTGCGCCGGTTCTACGGCGACATTGGCCTCAAGGGCACGTTCGCCGAAGTTCATTTCAATCTGACCGCGGCGGACAACCATTTCGGCGCCACCGCAGCCGCACCTGTCGAGTTGCTCGCGCGTAGCTGGAGCAATACCTTCACCTCGCCGCAGACGACTGATGTCGAAGTCTACATGCCGTCGTTGTCGGCCTCGGTGAAGGCGACCGACACGCTGACGCTCTCGGGCGTGGGCTACTACCGCCGCTTCAAGAATCGCGTTGTCGACGGCAACGTTACCGAGATCGAACCATGCCCAGCACCGGATGACGATGAACTGTGCCTCGAGGATGAAAATGTCTTCGATCTCAACGGCGACGACATCGATTCCGATATCGCCCCGGACGATCGGTTGGGCTCCATCGAGCGTCTAGCGACAACCAGCGAAAGCTGGGGCGGCGTGGTGGAAGGGCAAGAGAAGGCCAAGCTGTTCGGCCTATCGAACCTGTTTCTTGCCGGTGTTTCCTACGACCAAGGTAAGTCAAACTATAAGACGTCCAGCGAGATGGGCGTGATCCAGCCAAAGTACGTTGTTACGGGCACTGGCGTGTTCGTCGGCGGCGTAGAGCACGACCCGGATGAAGGCGATGAACTCGCCCCACGCAATCTCAACGCCGAGAACACCTATTGGGGTGTTTATCTCTCTGATGCGCTGGACGTGACCGACGAACTCACTGTCACGGTGGGAGGCCGCTACAATCGTGCGACGATCCAATTAACGGATTTGACGGGGAAGTTCCCTGACCTCAACGCCACCAACACATATGAGCGCTTCAATCCCGTGATCGGCGCCAACTACAAGCTGCTGCCTGGCATCTCGGTGTATGGCGGTTACTCGGAATCGAACCGCGCTCCGACGCCAGCAGAGCTCGGTTGCGCAGAACCAGAGAATCCCTGCCTCATCGAGAGTTTTCTGACGGACGACCCGCCGCTGAAACAAGTGGTTGGGCGCACGGCAGAGCTTGGCCTGCGGGGGCTAGGTGCCTCCTACGGCGGACGCTACACCTGGTCAGCCGGGCTGTTCCGTACGCTTGCCTCCGACGACATCCTGCCCATCATGGAGAACCAACGCATCTTCTTCGTCAATGCGGGTGATACGCTACGCCAAGGCCTCGAGTTGTCGGCAACCTACGAAACGCGCAATTGGACCGGCTATGCGTCCTACGCTTTCTTAGACGCAACGCTCAACACCTGTGACGACCCGAGCGGTGAATGCGCGTTCCTTGTAGCCGGCGATCGGCTGCCGGGAATTCCTCGACACCTCTTCAAGGTTGGTGCCGAGTATGCGCTCACGTCCGCGTGGAAGGTCGGGGCCGATGTCATCGTATCCGGCGACAGGCCGTACTTCCCGAACGAGGCCGGTGGTGGCGACTTTCTCGACGCCTATACCCGGGTCGACTTGAACACGTCCTACGACGTGACCAAAAACATTCAGCTCTACGGTCTCGTGAAGAATCTGTTTGACCAGAAGTACGGACTCTACGGCACGTACTTTGAATCCGGCGAGGTGAGCAACGTTGATAAGGCACTTGGCGGTGCAGGCTTCACCGATCCGCGGACCTTCTCACCTTCGATGCCCTTCGCAGCCTACGGCGGCGTCAAGGTGCGCTACTGA
- a CDS encoding MotA/TolQ/ExbB proton channel family protein, translated as MQADPVVKGVMLGLALASIACWAIIFEKMIRLSSLRRQVRRLETVARSGVVSESSERGLVKKLLRSAEEELSDGDSRGEDRTAVRARIERAMRGTLKSELQGQEAGLPFLATIGSSAPFIGLFATVWGIMNSFTAIGMQQDTSLATVAPGIAEALFATALGLAAAIPAVMAYNAISVSLGRLAARAGSSLAQLAKWLSRPASETVVPMRAGKGI; from the coding sequence ATGCAGGCTGACCCGGTCGTCAAAGGCGTGATGCTGGGCCTGGCTCTAGCCTCTATCGCCTGCTGGGCGATTATCTTCGAGAAAATGATCCGACTTTCGTCGCTTCGCCGGCAAGTGCGCCGGCTCGAGACAGTGGCTCGGAGCGGTGTCGTCAGCGAATCCTCCGAGCGCGGCCTCGTCAAGAAGCTGCTCCGCTCGGCCGAGGAAGAATTGAGTGACGGCGACTCGCGCGGCGAAGACCGAACCGCCGTGCGTGCCCGCATCGAGCGCGCCATGCGCGGTACGCTGAAAAGCGAGTTACAGGGCCAGGAGGCCGGGCTGCCCTTCCTCGCAACGATCGGCTCGTCGGCGCCGTTCATCGGGCTGTTCGCCACTGTATGGGGCATCATGAACAGCTTCACCGCCATCGGCATGCAACAGGATACGAGTCTCGCAACCGTGGCGCCCGGCATTGCCGAGGCGCTATTCGCCACCGCCCTCGGCCTCGCCGCCGCGATCCCGGCCGTCATGGCCTATAACGCCATCTCGGTCTCACTCGGGCGCTTGGCAGCGCGCGCCGGATCCTCGCTCGCACAGCTCGCAAAGTGGTTGTCGCGGCCGGCCTCCGAGACAGTCGTGCCGATGCGGGCTGGGAAGGGCATCTGA
- a CDS encoding ExbD/TolR family protein, whose protein sequence is MGASVNLNSADDGDETNYRPMADINITPMVDVMLVLLIIFMVAAPLMVAGVPVELPKTTAPRVGQSKKPMVVTLTPDGRMQIRDEFVNRATLVPRLRDIRASEGDSVVYVRGDTKAAYGDVMDVLTLVGESGYARVSLLAKAQPKAAAGQP, encoded by the coding sequence ATGGGCGCTTCCGTCAATCTCAACTCGGCCGACGACGGCGACGAGACCAACTATCGGCCCATGGCGGACATCAACATTACGCCGATGGTCGACGTCATGCTGGTGCTGTTGATCATCTTTATGGTCGCGGCGCCGCTCATGGTTGCCGGCGTCCCGGTCGAGCTACCGAAGACCACGGCTCCACGCGTCGGCCAATCCAAGAAGCCCATGGTCGTGACACTGACGCCCGACGGGCGAATGCAGATCCGTGACGAGTTCGTCAATCGCGCTACGCTGGTTCCACGGCTGCGCGATATCCGCGCCAGCGAGGGTGATTCCGTCGTGTACGTGCGCGGTGACACCAAAGCGGCCTACGGTGACGTGATGGACGTGCTGACCCTTGTCGGCGAGAGCGGGTACGCACGCGTCTCACTGCTCGCCAAGGCGCAGCCTAAGGCAGCGGCGGGACAACCGTAG
- a CDS encoding TonB family protein, protein MQILRPIAVLLSIAAHAAIGLAFVTSEPAMTAFDEGEGADAFSTELTISIEGSSMLGGTEEVVEAMDIAPVQEAIKAEPVETKEPELKDIITAAEAPTEAPMEIEKAEPIEEEKPVEMSAVEVAPTVAAEQQSVGSKASGGDITARRVYMGEVAKKLHRNKVNPRSQLTGTVLLRFTVDQQGEIVSRTIQQSSGSKVLDEAAIAALERAAPFPPLPSTVASGPLEMQVPFRFLTR, encoded by the coding sequence ATGCAGATCCTTCGCCCCATAGCCGTACTGCTCTCAATCGCTGCGCATGCAGCCATTGGGCTCGCCTTCGTCACCTCAGAACCGGCGATGACCGCCTTCGACGAGGGTGAGGGTGCCGATGCGTTCAGCACCGAACTCACCATCTCCATCGAGGGCTCTTCCATGCTGGGCGGCACCGAGGAGGTCGTCGAGGCGATGGACATCGCGCCCGTGCAGGAGGCGATCAAGGCGGAGCCCGTCGAGACCAAGGAGCCAGAGCTCAAGGACATCATCACTGCAGCTGAGGCCCCGACCGAGGCGCCTATGGAAATCGAGAAAGCCGAGCCGATCGAGGAAGAGAAGCCCGTCGAAATGTCGGCGGTGGAAGTCGCGCCGACCGTCGCGGCCGAGCAGCAGAGCGTCGGTTCGAAGGCGAGCGGCGGCGACATCACCGCACGACGCGTCTACATGGGCGAAGTCGCCAAGAAACTGCACCGCAACAAGGTCAATCCCCGCTCTCAGCTGACTGGCACCGTGCTGCTGCGCTTTACCGTCGATCAACAGGGCGAGATAGTCTCGCGCACGATTCAGCAGAGCTCCGGCTCTAAGGTGCTCGATGAAGCGGCTATCGCCGCCCTCGAGCGCGCTGCCCCATTTCCGCCCTTGCCGAGCACGGTCGCCAGCGGCCCGCTCGAGATGCAGGTCCCCTTCCGCTTCCTCACCCGCTGA
- a CDS encoding sensor histidine kinase yields the protein MNEYASLLGDAILRHRARVAEHSARVEAELASKVKSEFIANMSHELRTPLNAIIGFSKLLSEQDHRRLAPSEVADYANLIHDAAGHLLAVINNILDISKIQSGKCVMDAREVNLGEVLRASASQFRLMAQNADVLLDERIDRNLPPVSGDNVRLRQVFTNLISNALKFTTSGGSVSVMAEARPTAVVVTVRDTGVGMTEDEIAVALTPFGQVDASHTRWREGTGLGLPIARALVQLHKGELKISSVKGQGTSVEVSIPILHVDAAPGTTYQEPAA from the coding sequence ATGAACGAGTACGCATCGCTTTTGGGCGATGCGATCTTGCGTCATCGCGCGCGCGTGGCGGAGCACTCGGCACGCGTCGAGGCGGAGCTGGCGAGCAAGGTCAAATCCGAGTTCATCGCCAACATGAGCCATGAGCTGCGCACGCCGCTCAACGCCATCATCGGCTTTTCCAAGCTCCTCTCCGAGCAAGACCACCGCCGCCTGGCGCCGAGCGAGGTCGCCGACTACGCCAACCTCATCCACGACGCCGCCGGGCATCTCCTGGCCGTCATCAACAACATCCTCGATATCTCGAAAATTCAGAGCGGCAAGTGCGTGATGGACGCGCGCGAGGTGAACCTCGGCGAGGTGCTCAGGGCCTCCGCGTCGCAATTCCGACTCATGGCGCAGAACGCCGACGTGCTGCTCGACGAGCGCATCGATCGCAATCTGCCGCCGGTCAGCGGTGACAACGTTCGCCTGCGCCAGGTGTTCACCAATCTCATTTCCAACGCCCTGAAATTCACGACGAGCGGCGGCTCCGTGAGCGTGATGGCCGAGGCGCGACCGACGGCGGTCGTCGTCACGGTGCGCGACACGGGCGTCGGTATGACCGAGGACGAGATCGCGGTCGCTTTGACGCCATTCGGACAGGTCGACGCCAGCCACACGCGCTGGCGCGAAGGAACCGGCCTTGGGCTGCCCATCGCCCGCGCCCTCGTGCAGCTGCACAAGGGCGAACTGAAGATCAGCAGCGTGAAGGGTCAGGGCACGTCGGTGGAGGTCAGCATTCCGATCCTCCACGTCGATGCGGCACCCGGTACCACCTATCAGGAGCCTGCAGCGTGA
- a CDS encoding ATP-binding protein gives MSDAMEMQLAVPQTARAPEVTDRSIGRIVSVTGSKAIVLLDGTKGGQVRTADRPDMGTLLAIDTEKTVVLAIVSALSVPVPAHRDDDTEIWIAELGLVGELWRDKTGQATIFARGVTAYPSLGNRVRVASKAELGAAFCGEPSRSVRVGCIRQDSTIPAMIRVDELLGKHVAILGTTGTGKSCTTALILRAILERNPNAHIVLLDPHNEYATAFSEWAEVISPRNMQLPFWLLNFEEVVEVLISDPSRKAEIEILQELIPIAKARYSAGRARDNQAMRRSVMPEQARFTVDTPVPYRISDLTGLIDERMGKLENKKDLSPYRQLRTRIDSISQDGRYSFMFGSLTVYDGMTQVLSRIFRVPVNNKPITIVELTGLPTEIINVVVSVLARMTFDFAHWSEGKVPLTLVCEEAHRYVPATDHLGFEPCKRAIAKIAKEGRKYGVALCIVSQRPAEVDPTILSQCNTVFALRMSNDRDQAIVTSAITDTGSGLLEFLPSLGQREALAFGDGVALPVRIKFDELPPDCLPRSTTAHFTEHWQRSVGDEGFLEQVVEKWRSSDIGAGGELAAPAYIDGYVPELATEPPRAESRRHDVPPPARREPGPPGGGYGTGRPMHQQPTRPATLRRDSAGPGAPAPQPQEAAADDVPGSALKSLRDRLIQRQQR, from the coding sequence GTGAGCGACGCAATGGAAATGCAGCTTGCCGTCCCGCAAACGGCGCGCGCTCCCGAGGTGACGGACCGGTCCATCGGCCGCATCGTGTCGGTGACCGGCTCGAAGGCCATCGTGCTGCTCGACGGCACCAAGGGTGGGCAGGTCCGCACGGCGGACCGCCCCGACATGGGCACACTCCTGGCGATCGACACGGAAAAGACCGTGGTGCTCGCCATCGTCTCGGCATTGAGCGTCCCGGTTCCCGCCCACCGCGACGACGATACGGAAATCTGGATCGCCGAGCTCGGCCTCGTCGGCGAGCTGTGGCGCGACAAAACCGGGCAGGCGACGATATTTGCGCGCGGCGTGACCGCTTACCCCTCGCTCGGCAACCGCGTGCGCGTCGCCTCCAAGGCGGAACTCGGAGCGGCATTTTGCGGCGAGCCGAGCCGCTCGGTGCGCGTCGGCTGCATCCGCCAGGACAGCACAATCCCCGCCATGATCCGGGTCGACGAGCTGCTCGGCAAGCACGTCGCCATCCTCGGCACGACCGGCACCGGCAAGTCGTGCACCACGGCACTTATCCTGCGCGCGATCCTGGAGCGCAATCCGAACGCGCATATCGTGCTGCTTGATCCGCACAACGAATACGCCACCGCCTTCAGCGAGTGGGCGGAGGTCATCAGCCCCCGCAACATGCAGCTTCCGTTCTGGCTGCTGAATTTCGAGGAGGTCGTGGAGGTTCTGATCTCCGACCCGAGCCGCAAGGCGGAGATCGAGATCCTGCAGGAGCTCATTCCCATCGCCAAGGCGCGCTACAGCGCCGGACGGGCGCGCGACAACCAGGCGATGCGCCGTTCCGTGATGCCCGAGCAGGCCCGCTTCACCGTCGATACGCCGGTGCCCTACCGCATCTCGGACCTGACCGGCCTCATCGACGAGCGCATGGGCAAGCTCGAGAACAAGAAGGACCTGTCGCCCTACCGGCAACTGCGGACGCGCATCGATTCCATCTCGCAGGACGGCCGCTACTCGTTCATGTTCGGCTCGCTCACAGTCTACGACGGCATGACGCAAGTGTTGAGCCGCATCTTCCGCGTGCCGGTCAACAACAAGCCGATCACCATCGTCGAGCTGACCGGCCTACCGACCGAGATCATCAACGTCGTCGTGTCGGTGCTGGCCCGTATGACCTTCGACTTCGCCCACTGGAGCGAGGGCAAGGTGCCGCTGACACTAGTCTGCGAAGAGGCGCATCGCTACGTGCCGGCCACCGACCACCTTGGCTTCGAGCCGTGCAAACGCGCGATCGCCAAGATCGCCAAGGAAGGCCGCAAGTACGGCGTCGCGCTGTGCATCGTCTCGCAGCGTCCGGCCGAGGTCGATCCGACCATCCTCTCCCAGTGCAACACCGTGTTCGCGCTGCGCATGTCGAATGACCGAGACCAGGCGATCGTCACCTCGGCAATCACCGACACCGGCTCTGGTCTCTTGGAATTCCTTCCGTCACTCGGGCAGCGCGAGGCGCTAGCCTTCGGCGACGGTGTTGCGCTACCGGTGCGCATCAAGTTCGACGAGCTGCCGCCCGATTGCTTGCCACGCTCGACGACGGCGCACTTCACCGAGCACTGGCAGCGTTCGGTGGGCGACGAAGGCTTCCTCGAGCAGGTGGTCGAGAAGTGGCGTTCATCCGACATCGGCGCCGGCGGCGAGCTCGCTGCACCCGCCTACATCGACGGCTATGTGCCCGAGTTGGCGACAGAACCTCCGCGCGCTGAATCGCGTCGGCACGACGTGCCGCCACCCGCCCGTCGCGAGCCTGGTCCGCCCGGGGGAGGCTACGGTACCGGGAGGCCGATGCATCAGCAGCCGACCCGCCCGGCGACGCTGCGTCGCGACAGCGCCGGTCCTGGCGCGCCTGCGCCCCAGCCGCAGGAGGCGGCGGCCGACGACGTGCCAGGCTCGGCTTTGAAGTCGCTGCGCGATCGCCTCATCCAGCGCCAGCAGCGCTGA
- the pssA gene encoding CDP-diacylglycerol--serine O-phosphatidyltransferase, whose translation MDPILPRLERETRRRRRSPMFHHQRVPVRMLVPNFFTLLGLCAGLTSIRMSIEGRYELALAAIVFAAMLDGIDGRVARLLKASSRFGAELDSLADFVNFGVAPAFLIFTWGLGDLKSLGWICVMIFALASALRLARFNVALDDDKPKWQTAYFSGMPTPAAAIVVLLPVYIEHVGFGAIRSTPLMLDLVLIYTLAIAFLMVSTIPTFSGKLLGERISREYVLPMFMFAIGFVALLVTYPFGTLTGACLVYLATIPISWRRYSQMLAATPVPAPAEENPSAPRRVVAIRGNEPPR comes from the coding sequence ATGGATCCGATCCTGCCCAGACTGGAACGCGAGACGCGCCGCAGGCGACGGTCGCCCATGTTCCATCATCAGCGCGTGCCGGTCCGCATGCTGGTACCGAACTTCTTCACGCTGCTCGGGCTTTGCGCCGGGCTGACCTCCATCCGCATGTCGATCGAAGGCCGCTACGAGCTGGCGCTGGCGGCCATTGTATTCGCGGCGATGCTGGATGGCATTGACGGACGCGTGGCGCGCCTCCTCAAGGCCTCGTCACGCTTCGGAGCCGAGCTCGACAGCCTCGCCGACTTCGTGAATTTCGGCGTGGCGCCGGCCTTCCTGATCTTTACATGGGGGCTTGGCGACTTGAAGAGCCTCGGCTGGATCTGCGTGATGATCTTCGCGCTCGCTTCGGCGTTGCGCCTCGCACGCTTCAACGTGGCGCTCGATGACGACAAGCCAAAATGGCAGACCGCCTATTTCAGCGGTATGCCAACCCCCGCGGCGGCGATCGTCGTGCTGCTGCCCGTCTACATCGAGCACGTCGGCTTCGGCGCGATACGTTCGACGCCGCTGATGCTGGATCTCGTGCTGATCTACACGCTGGCCATCGCCTTCCTGATGGTGTCGACGATCCCGACGTTCTCAGGCAAGTTGCTGGGCGAGCGCATCTCGCGCGAGTACGTGCTGCCGATGTTCATGTTCGCGATCGGTTTCGTGGCGCTGCTCGTCACCTATCCGTTCGGCACGCTGACAGGCGCCTGCCTCGTCTACCTCGCGACCATCCCGATCAGCTGGCGGCGCTATTCGCAGATGCTAGCGGCGACCCCGGTCCCGGCGCCCGCCGAGGAGAATCCGTCAGCGCCGCGCCGCGTCGTCGCTATCCGCGGGAATGAGCCGCCGCGCTGA